A window of the Fulvia fulva chromosome 11, complete sequence genome harbors these coding sequences:
- a CDS encoding DNA polymerase epsilon catalytic subunit A encodes MPVRRKEGRSRFGANKPGQLSDRMRKPQAVKSSDLRSSEATSQQERIEATRLANKIDEKQGFERFEAGKKRVGWLCNMHSTAIEDSKVPGGRAAVAFYFIGDEGESFKASVEYQPYFLIAVKKGKEPEVEEWIRRGYEGLVRSVERVEKEDLKMPNHLLGYRRTFLKLAFANVNDLLAVRRDLSPIAEKNKSKTTAMDTYAEVASANAGFDLFDDHEMLDNRQTTITDASDFIVDIREYDVPYHVRVAIDLDIRIGKWYSVEAKHGNIKLTCLEERMTRADPVVMAYDIETTKLPLKFPDAAIDQIMMISYMIDGQGFLITNREIVSEDIQDFDYTPKPEFQGPFMIFNEPNEEAVIERFFSMIKEARPTVMVTYNGDFFDWPFVEARASIHGIDMYQEIGFRKNSEDIYQSTHCAHMDAFAWVSRDSYLPQGSRGLKAVTVAKLGYDPDELDPELMTPYAQERPQTLAEYSVSDAVATYYLYMKYVHPFIFSLCTIIPLGPDDVLRKGTGTLCEMLLMVQAYQKEIVLPNKHVQARESFWEGHLLDSETYVGGHVESIEAGVFRSDIPNNFAIDTGAIDELLRDLDAALKFCIEVEEKKKLEDVDNYDEVKAQIADRLMQIKAQPNRSEKPLIYHLDVASMYPNIMTTNRLQPDSMIDESVCAACDFNRPGKTCDRRMPWSWRGEFLPAKRDEYNMIRHALENEKFPAKYPNGLARAFQDLSLDEQTGMVRKRLTDYSKKIYHKIHDTKTIEREAIICQRENPFYVDTVKDFRDRRYDFKGKQKVWKGKTSDLEKAGAASNEIEEAKKMIVLFDSLQLAHKVILNSFYGYVMRKGSRWYSMEMAGVTCLTGAKIIQLARQLVDRIGRPLELDTDGIWCILPATFPENFNFNLNNGKKMTISYPCVMLNHLVHGKFTNHQYQTLTDPTNFNYETHSDNTIFFEVDGPYRAMILPTSKEEDKNLKKRYAVFNHDGSLAELKGFEVKRRGELKLIKIFQQQIFKFFLEGTTLAETYGSVAKVANKWLDVLHNRGSTLADEELIDLICENKSMTKTLEEYGAQKSTAITTAKRLAEFLGEQMVKDKGLNCKYIISSRPKNAPVTERAIPVALLSADEPVKRFYLRKWLREDPGDMDPRSIIDWDYYLERLSSVIQKLITIPAALQKVSNPVPRVAHPDWLARRIRMKDDRFQQSKLTDIFQKQPLAERDPNIMPRAGGGDMEDFGATPMSKLKPATAAKIVSSQKRKAIDDKPATVNPYDALPAVMPSITEDYTGWLKYQKKKWKIQKAARARRRQLFGEKRQDAADAIGSFFRNQAELLYTTDWQILQLRETETPGEVRAFVLIDKKVHQLIVVVPRQVFLNLKEDDLPDVSVDGVNAEKIVNHTLPNGHPSKHLFKLTMSEQIYVKEQEKLSMLFNHSSVEGVYEKQVPLDVRAMLDLGCVCTFDESQRGVLGKGLEQGFDLSALRTVAPKKPYMNTSPFSFLALYHISAGDRQIYALFSSTKAEAKIVVLNRARSEQGMPNIDRIYEDLLNRKLEETGGQPWQTVIDYQDSLHFKSVQVTTQRRALQELNDAVKKIQKEESQPIMLVLQSHGAQMLVHDLPILQTVPTLKLRAEESDKHLPPLGWQSFVAKRLVSHYLDLGSWVTYLLEFSRYGNVPLCNLEMDDPRFLIDIAYARRLQKEKVVLWWSQDARPDHAGHEKDDILGSMEVVDMPAVNNPGTYSSVCIDLSVKNLAINTILSAAVLNEAEGSDPMGISGAGAQEDALDETTQTIQSENAFAAAGIGALREMVRGWWQEACNGGSSMADTLVQHLVRWVESPRSHLYDRNLHYYVQVMSRKAFQQLMSEFRRVGSHVVFANAGRLLLQTSKAEVGNAFAYSQYILKTISTKPAFHFLDLAITEYWDYLAWYDEFNYGGKGCTEVVEAENQQLKMIMHWQMATFLPPILQPEFNSWIVEYIELMHQRKRPDGLINGTPRATQLPIHASIFNSEKEDQTTPGNVLSKVFAKPLQKKILQLLRRQRTEAMIEELLPDWTFPTLPGSHLNLQNPVLELVKSIMQVLSLDKTITLEARLLRKELLHLFDIREFSSDGSFINPSSSLSLKQISCPDCCVPKDIDLCRDQDLVPADSQQPTLVAKCDNPGCGAVFQPLDIEERLIGDVQKMAVLWMTQDLKCRKCGKIRINEFMDHCGCAGEWVGTVKKEELVKQLKVLEGVARFYGLRMLEGVVEGFRESL; translated from the coding sequence ATGCCAGTCCGCAGGAAGGAAGGCCGTTCGCGTTTTGGGGCGAACAAACCCGGACAACTTAGCGATAGAATGCGAAAACCACAAGCAGTCAAGTCGAGTGACTTGCGATCGTCCGAGGCAACTTCACAGCAAGAGCGAATAGAGGCGACACGACTCGCCAACAAGATCGACGAGAAGCAAGGATTCGAGCGGTTCGAGGCAGGCAAGAAGCGCGTAGGATGGCTATGTAATATGCACAGTACAGCCATCGAGGACTCGAAAGTGCCTGGAGGACGAGCAGCTGTGGCCTTTTACTTCATTGGAGACGAGGGAGAATCCTTTAAAGCGAGTGTGGAATACCAGCCATACTTCTTGATTGCAGTCAAGAAGGGCAAAGAGCCAGAAGTGGAGGAATGGATACGAAGAGGCTACGAAGGTCTCGTAAGAAGCGTGGAACGAGTCGAGAAGGAGGATCTCAAGATGCCGAACCATTTGCTTGGCTATCGGCGAACGTTCCTCAAACTAGCATTCGCCAACGTCAATGACTTGTTGGCAGTGCGGAGAGACTTGTCGCCAATTGCAGAGAAGAATAAGTCAAAGACAACAGCCATGGACACATATGCGGAGGTCGCGAGCGCCAATGCTGGATTTGACTTGTTTGACGATCATGAAATGCTGGACAACCGACAAACGACCATTACAGATGCCAGCGACTTTATCGTCGACATACGGGAGTACGATGTGCCCTACCACGTACGAGTCGCCATCGACTTGGACATTCGGATAGGAAAGTGGTACTCGGTGGAAGCGAAGCATGGCAACATCAAGTTGACATGCCTTGAAGAACGCATGACGCGTGCAGATCCTGTTGTCATGGCATACGACATTGAGACAACAAAACTACCCTTGAAGTTCCCCGACGCTGCGATAGATCAGATCATGATGATTTCGTACATGATTGATGGGCAAGGTTTCCTTATCACGAATCGCGAGATCGTGTCCGAGGACATTCAGGACTTCGACTACACACCCAAACCAGAGTTCCAGGGGCCTTTCATGATCTTCAACGAGCCAAACGAGGAAGCCGTGATAGAACGATTCTTCAGCATGATCAAGGAGGCGAGACCGACTGTCATGGTGACATACAATGGAGACTTCTTCGATTGGCCTTTTGTGGAAGCACGAGCAAGCATACATGGCATTGATATGTACCAGGAGATTGGGTTCCGGAAAAATAGCGAAGACATCTACCAGTCGACACACTGCGCACACATGGACGCCTTTGCTTGGGTCAGTCGAGATTCTTATTTACCCCAAGGAAGTCGTGGCCTAAAAGCGGTAACCGTTGCGAAACTTGGCTACGATCCGGACGAGTTGGATCCAGAGTTGATGACACCATACGCTCAGGAACGACCTCAGACGCTGGCAGAGTACTCTGTGTCCGATGCTGTGGCGACCTACTACTTGTACATGAAGTACGTGCATCCCTTCATCTTCTCGCTGTGCACTATCATCCCTCTGGGACCGGATGATGTGCTACGAAAGGGTACTGGTACGCTATGTGAGATGTTGCTCATGGTGCAAGCATACCAGAAAGAGATCGTGCTTCCTAACAAGCACGTCCAAGCACGAGAGTCATTTTGGGAAGGGCACCTGCTGGACTCAGAGACCTACGTTGGTGGTCACGTAGAGTCGATCGAAGCTGGAGTTTTCAGAAGTGACATCCCCAACAACTTCGCCATCGACACTGGAGCCATTGATGAGCTTCTCCGAGATCTGGACGCAGCGTTGAAATTCTGTATCGAGGTCGAAGAGAAGAAGAAGCTGGAAGACGTCGACAATTATGATGAGGTGAAGGCACAGATTGCGGATCGGCTCATGCAGATCAAAGCACAGCCCAATCGAAGTGAGAAGCCGCTAATCTATCATCTGGACGTCGCCTCTATGTACCCGAACATCATGACGACGAATCGACTACAACCTGACAGCATGATTGACGAGTCAGTCTGCGCAGCGTGTGACTTCAACAGGCCTGGCAAGACTTGCGATCGCAGGATGCCCTGGTCGTGGCGAGGAGAGTTCTTGCCAGCGAAACGAGACGAGTACAACATGATCCGGCATGCTTTGGAAAATGAGAAATTCCCCGCAAAGTACCCGAATGGTCTAGCGAGGGCGTTCCAAGATCTGAGTCTCGACGAACAGACTGGTATGGTGCGGAAGCGATTGACAGACTACAGCAAGAAGATTTACCACAAGATTCACGACACGAAGACCATTGAGCGCGAGGCCATCATCTGTCAGCGCGAAAATCCCTTTTACGTCGACACTGTCAAGGATTTCCGTGATCGTCGTTACGACTTCAAGGGCAAGCAGAAGGTCTGGAAAGGCAAGACTTCCGATCTAGAAAAGGCTGGCGCGGCTTCAAACGAGATTGAGGAAGCGAAGAAGATGATTGTGCTTTTCGACTCTTTACAGCTGGCTCACAAGGTCATTCTGAACTCCTTCTACGGTTATGTCATGCGAAAAGGATCACGATGGTACTCCATGGAGATGGCTGGAGTGACTTGCTTGACAGGGGCTAAGATCATTCAGTTGGCTCGACAGCTGGTCGACCGTATTGGACGGCCCCTGGAACTCGACACGGACGGTATCTGGTGCATTCTGCCCGCGACCTTTCCCGAGAACTTCAACTTCAATCTCAACAACGGCAAGAAGATGACCATCTCGTATCCTTGTGTCATGCTGAACCACCTGGTCCATGGAAAGTTCACCAACCATCAATACCAGACTTTGACAGATCCGACTAACTTCAATTACGAAACCCACAGCGACAACACGATCTTCTTCGAGGTCGACGGACCTTACAGAGCTATGATTCTGCCTACTTCGAAAGAAGAAGACAAAAATTTGAAGAAGCGATATGCTGTCTTTAATCATGATGGATCGCTGGCAGAGCTCAAGGGTTTCGAAGTCAAGCGAAGAGGAGAGCTGAAGCTGATCAAGATCTTCCAGCAACAGATCTTCAAGTTCTTCTTGGAGGGCACGACACTTGCAGAGACGTACGGGTCGGTCGCCAAGGTCGCCAACAAGTGGCTGGATGTGCTACACAATCGTGGCAGTACACTCGCCGATGAAGAGCTGATCGATCTCATTTGCGAGAACAAGAGCATGACTAAAACGCTCGAAGAGTATGGTGCTCAGAAGTCAACTGCTATCACAACTGCAAAGCGTCTTGCAGAGTTCTTGGGCGAGCAGATGGTCAAAGATAAGGGTCTGAACTGCAAGTACATCATCTCATCGAGGCCAAAGAATGCTCCCGTGACGGAAAGGGCCATCCCAGTAGCACTTCTCAGCGCAGACGAGCCCGTCAAGCGTTTCTATCTGCGAAAGTGGTTGCGAGAAGATCCGGGAGATATGGACCCTCGCTCGATCATCGATTGGGACTACTACCTTGAGCGTCTCAGCTCCGTCATTCAGAAGTTGATCACTATCCCAGCCGCACTTCAGAAGGTCAGCAATCCGGTGCCTCGGGTTGCACACCCTGACTGGCTTGCACGGAGGATCAGGATGAAGGATGATCGCTTCCAGCAGTCGAAGCTCACAGACATCTTCCAGAAGCAGCCGCTAGCTGAGCGCGACCCTAACATCATGCCAAGAGCAGGTGGTGGTGATATGGAGGATTTTGGAGCAACACCCATGTCCAAGCTGAAGCCTGCCACTGCTGCCAAGATCGTGAGCTCGCAGAAGCGAAAGGCCATCGATGACAAGCCAGCTACTGTCAACCCTTACGATGCTCTGCCTGCGGTGATGCCTTCGATCACAGAAGACTACACAGGCTGGCTGAAGTACCAGAAGAAGAAGTGGAAGATCCAAAAGGCTGCTCGCGCCCGACGACGACAACTTTTTGGTGAGAAGCGACAGGACGCTGCAGATGCCATCGGGTCGTTCTTCAGGAATCAAGCCGAGCTTCTTTACACGACCGACTGGCAGATCCTACAACTTCGAGAGACAGAGACACCTGGTGAAGTCAGAGCGTTTGTGCTCATTGACAAGAAAGTCCACCAACTGATAGTGGTTGTGCCGCGACAGGTCTTCCTGAACCTAAAGGAAGACGACTTGCCCGATGTTTCTGTCGATGGTGTGAATGCAGAAAAGATCGTGAACCACACATTGCCAAATGGCCATCCTTCGAAACACTTGTTCAAGCTCACGATGAGCGAGCAGATCTATGTCAAAGAGCAAGAGAAGCTGTCGATGCTCTTCAACCATTCAAGTGTTGAGGGTGTATACGAGAAGCAGGTACCTCTCGATGTTCGAGCAATGCTGGATCTGGGCTGTGTCTGCACCTTCGATGAGAGCCAACGTGGTGTACTGGGCAAAGGTCTCGAGCAGGGGTTCGATTTGTCGGCCCTTCGGACTGTGGCTCCCAAGAAGCCATATATGAACACTTCACCCTTCAGCTTCCTTGCACTGTACCACATCAGTGCTGGTGACCGACAAATATACGCGCTCTTTTCTTCAACCAAGGCCGAAGCAAAGATAGTGGTGCTGAACAGAGCGCGGAGCGAGCAAGGCATGCCCAACATTGACCGCATATACGAAGATTTGCTAAATCGCAAGCTTGAGGAGACTGGAGGTCAACCGTGGCAAACTGTGATTGACTACCAGGATTCACTGCACTTCAAGTCAGTACAGGTCACTACGCAGCGACGAGCTTTGCAGGAGCTCAACGACGCTGTCAAGAAGATTCAGAAGGAAGAGTCGCAGCCAATCATGCTGGTACTGCAATCGCATGGAGCACAAATGCTGGTGCATGATCTGCCAATCTTGCAGACGGTCCCTACGCTCAAACTTCGTGCAGAAGAGTCAGACAAGCACCTGCCTCCTCTCGGATGGCAGTCTTTCGTGGCGAAGCGACTTGTCAGCCACTACTTGGACTTGGGCTCGTGGGTGACGTATCTGCTGGAATTCTCAAGGTACGGCAATGTTCCACTCTGCAACCTGGAAATGGATGATCCACGATTCTTAATCGACATCGCGTACGCCCGACGGTTGCAGAAGGAGAAAGTTGTTCTATGGTGGTCACAAGATGCACGGCCGGACCACGCTGGACACGAGAAGGATGACATTCTTGGGTCGATGGAAGTTGTGGACATGCCTGCCGTGAACAATCCAGGCACGTACTCATCAGTCTGCATCGACTTGAGCGTAAAGAACCTCGCGATCAACACTATACTCTCCGCCGCCGTGCTTAACGAAGCAGAAGGGTCAGATCCAATGGGCATATCTGGTGCGGGCGCGCAAGAAGATGCACTGGATGAAACTACGCAGACTATTCAGTCAGAGAATGCTTTCGCTGCTGCCGGCATCGGTGCCCTGCGGGAGATGGTCCGCGGTTGGTGGCAGGAAGCCTGCAATGGTGGCAGCTCCATGGCTGACACTCTTGTTCAACATCTTGTGCGGTGGGTCGAGAGTCCACGATCTCACCTGTACGACCGCAATTTGCATTACTACGTGCAGGTGATGTCCCGCAAAGCTTTCCAACAGCTCATGTCAGAGTTTCGGCGTGTCGGCTCACATGTCGTCTTTGCTAATGCTGGTCGCCTGCTGTTACAAACCTCGAAGGCGGAAGTTGGAAACGCGTTCGCGTATAGTCAGTACATCCTGAAGACGATCAGCACGAAGCCAGCCTTCCACTTCCTAGACCTTGCCATCACGGAGTATTGGGACTACCTTGCCTGGTACGACGAGTTCAATTATGGCGGCAAAGGCTGCACAGAAGTCGTCGAGGCAGAGAATCAGCAGCTCAAGATGATCATGCACTGGCAAATGGCAACATTCCTCCCCCCAATCCTCCAGCCAGAGTTCAACTCCTGGATCGTGGAATACATTGAGCTCATGCACCAACGCAAACGTCCCGATGGCTTGATCAATGGCACACCACGAGCCACGCAACTCCCAATTCACGCCTCCATCTTCAACTCCGAGAAAGAAGACCAAACCACACCCGGCAACGTCCTCTCCAAGGTCTTTGCTAAACCCCTCCAGAAGAAAATCCTGCAACTCCTCCGCCGCCAGCGAACGGAAGCCatgatcgaggaactccttCCCGACTGGACATTCCCAACCCTGCCAGGGTCACACTTGAACCTACAAAACCCGGTCCTCGAACTTGTGAAATCCATCATGCAAGTCCTATCACTCGACAAGACAATCACACTCGAAGCTCGTCTCCTCCGCAAAGAACTCCTCCACCTCTTCGACATACGCGAGTTCTCCTCTGACGGTTCATTCATAAACCCCAGCAGCAGCTTGTCCCTAAAACAAATCTCATGTCCCGACTGCTGCGTCCCGAAAGACATCGACCTCTGCCGCGACCAGGATCTCGTCCCTGCCGACAGCCAACAACCTACCCTCGTCGCCAAGTGCGATAATCCTGGCTGCGGTGCTGTCTTCCAGCCTCTCGATATTGAAGAGAGGTTGATTGGAGATGTGCAGAAGATGGCGGTGTTGTGGATGACGCAGGACTTGAAGTGTCGGAAGTGTGGAAAGATTAGGATCAATGAATTTATGGATCATTGTGGATGTGCTGGGGAGTGGGTCGGGACTGTGAAGAAGGAGGAGTTGGTGAAGCAGCTTAAAGTGCTGGAGGGTGTTGCGAGGTTTTATGGGTTGAGGATGCTGGAGGGCGTTGTGGAGGGGTTTAGGGAGAGTCTTTGA
- a CDS encoding Cytochrome P450 monooxygenase lnaC, which yields MDWTTLLPSLATIWHWSYYPGLALLALTTFITTLFLYLLILQTIRLRPSNIPPKIPWVGLKSRWLFPKLRACLSELSTSNGHFEEGYTHHTKHNRPFVMPWMNFNLVLLPPSCTGWVARQPESSISATRVMDVMLGLDWMAHGPSKESVRDFGVVRRDLTRQVVNVSQELEEEVGRCWEDEMRKRGVAEEGDREWKEVKMQVLIKKIAFDAVNRIFVGVPLCRDEGYHKAVDRWLAVFGSTTLFMRFFVPVALQPWLMPVVSAPSQILYWMAKRYVKPGIERRLEMLQAKEGKEKPNDMMQWIIDAATQKEDPRELEPANIAGKMVLFNVFATSTTSIMSGLILFNLLSYKNAPSLLAELSSEARQIMPTLSSDATKIRNMVKLDSVIRETLRWAPMGGQGLIREVVKPGGLETPDGTYLPQGTQVATIITRMQRDVEKNGNIFGEPADEYDPLRHYRAAIAAQEGGSLEEKQRIAVQINEEFLPFGLGKHACPGRFYAVHLMKLILGYLLANYELEPFPERPKFVEFGESVVPDEKTAVKVRQRTTAP from the exons ATGGACTGGACCACCCTCCTCCCATCCTTGGCCACCATCTGGCACTGGTCCTACTACCCCGGCCTCGCCCTCCTCGCCCTCACCACCTTCATCACAACCCTCTTCCTCTACCTCCTGATTCTCCAAACCATCCGCCTCCGCCCCTCCAACATCCCGCCGAAAATCCCCTGGGTCGGCCTCAAGTCCCGCTGGCTCTTCCCCAAACTCCGCGCCTGCCTCTCCGAACTCTCCACCTCAAATGGCCACTTCGAAGAAGGCTACACCCACCACACCAAACACAACAGACCCTTCGTGATGCCCTGGATGAACTTTAACCTCGTGCTTCTGCCGCCCTCTTGTACCGGCTGGGTAGCGCGTCAGCCGGAGAGTTCTATCAGCGCTACGCGGGTTATGGACGTGATGCTGGGGCTCGATTGGATGGCTCATGGGCCGAGTAAGGAGAGTGTTAGGGACTTTGGGGTTGTTAGGAGAGATTTGACGAGGCAGGTCGTGAATGTGAGTCAGGAACTTGAGGAAGAGGTGGGGAGGTGTTGGGAGGACGAGATGAGGAAGCGTGGGGTCGCAGAGGAGGGAGATCGGGAGTGGAAGGAGGTGAAGATGCAAGTGCTGATCAAGAAGATTGCTTTCGATGCTGTGAATCGCATTTTCGTTGGAGTTCCGCTTTGTCGGGATGAAGGGTATCATAAAGCTGTTGATCGATGGCTTGCGGTGTTTGGGAGTACGACTCTCTTCATGAGGTTTTTTGTTCCGGTGGCGTTGCAGCCCTGGCTCATGCCGGTGGTGAGTGCGCCGAGTCAGATCTTGTATTGGATGGCGAAGAGATACGTCAAGCCAGGCATCGAGAGGAGACTGGAGATGTTGCAGGCGAAAGAAGGCAAGGAGAAGCCAAACGACATGATGCAGTGGATCATCGACGCTGCCACGCAAAAGGAAGACCCAAGAGAACTGGAACCCGCAAACATTGCCGGCAAGATGGTCCTCTTCAACGTCTTCGCAACATCAACCACCTCCATCATGTCCGGCCTAATCCTCTTcaacctcctctcctacaaAAACGCCCCATCCCTCCTCGCCGAGCTCTCCTCAGAAGCCCGCCAAATCATGCCCACCCTCTCCTCCGACGCCACAAAAATCCGCAACATGGTCAAACTCGACTCCGTCATCCGCGAGACGCTGCGCTGGGCCCCAATGGGCGGCCAGGGCCTCATCCGCGAAGTCGTCAAGCCGGGAGGCCTCGAGACGCCGGATGGCACGTACCTGCCGCAAGGCACGCAAGTCGCCACAATCATCACCCGGATGCAGCGCGATGTGGAGAAGAATGGGAATATTTTTGGCGAGCCGGCGGATGAGTATGATCCCTTGAGGCATTATCGAGCGGCGATTGCGGCGCAGGAGGGTGGGAGTTTGGAGGAGAAGCAGAGGATTGCGGTGCAGATTAATGAGGAGTTCTTACCGTTTGGGCTGGGGAAGCATGCTTGTCCTG GACGCTTCTACGCTGTGCATTTGATGAAGCTCATTCTCGGATATTTGCTGGCTAATTATGAGCTTGAACCTTTCCCCGAAAGACCAAAGTTTGTGGAGTTCGGTGAATCTGTTGTGCCGGATGAGAAGACTGCGGTGAAAGTAAGGCAGCGGACAACTGCGCCATGA